In Rhizobium sp. WSM4643, the following are encoded in one genomic region:
- a CDS encoding SDR family oxidoreductase: MHVMIFGCGYSGMAIAKAFAGDGVRVSGTTRSPDKVEALRRNGIEAFLFDGESMEEGLCHALEGVTHLVQSIAPGKADPLLRLLGKDRARLLLKLEWIGYLSTVGVYGDHQGDWVSEETPCLPVSGRSTERLEAEEGWLAMGRERGLPAAVLRLSGIYGPGRNAFCNLDKGTARRLIKKDQVFNRIRVEDIGAATRFLSERGLGGIYNVTDDRPGPPQDVIVEAARLMGVESPPEQAFETAELTPMARTFYGENKRVSNAKLKAAGFAFSFPNYPMSLAQLWRDGCWRG; encoded by the coding sequence ATGCATGTGATGATCTTTGGCTGCGGTTATTCCGGCATGGCAATCGCCAAAGCCTTTGCCGGCGACGGCGTGCGTGTTTCCGGCACCACGCGCTCACCTGACAAAGTGGAAGCGCTCCGCCGAAACGGCATCGAAGCATTCCTTTTCGACGGCGAGAGCATGGAAGAGGGGCTCTGCCATGCCTTGGAAGGCGTCACCCATCTGGTGCAGTCGATCGCCCCTGGAAAGGCCGACCCACTGCTGCGGCTGCTCGGTAAAGACCGCGCACGCCTGCTGCTGAAGCTCGAATGGATCGGTTATCTCTCGACCGTCGGCGTCTATGGCGATCACCAGGGCGACTGGGTGAGTGAGGAAACGCCGTGCCTGCCCGTTTCCGGGCGGTCGACCGAGCGGCTCGAGGCGGAAGAGGGCTGGCTGGCGATGGGCCGGGAGCGCGGCCTGCCGGCGGCGGTGCTTCGCCTTTCCGGCATCTATGGGCCGGGACGCAACGCCTTCTGCAATCTGGACAAGGGCACGGCGCGACGGCTGATCAAGAAGGACCAGGTGTTCAACCGCATCCGCGTCGAGGATATCGGCGCGGCGACGCGTTTCCTGTCGGAGCGCGGCCTCGGCGGCATCTATAATGTCACCGACGACCGACCCGGCCCGCCGCAGGATGTGATCGTCGAGGCAGCCCGCCTGATGGGGGTAGAATCGCCGCCGGAGCAGGCGTTCGAGACCGCCGAATTGACGCCGATGGCGCGCACTTTCTACGGCGAGAACAAACGGGTTTCGAATGCCAAACTGAAGGCCGCCGGCTTCGCATTTTCCTTCCCGAACTATCCTATGTCGCTTGCGCAATTGTGGCGGGACGGATGTTGGCGCGGTTAG
- a CDS encoding RsmB/NOP family class I SAM-dependent RNA methyltransferase, producing MRLGGRLEGAISVLADIDARKRPVADALKDWGLAHRFAGSGDRAAIGNIVYDALRMRLSHAWLMDDESAAAIAHAVMFRQWGFTPDSLATELADDKFAPAPLSADAVSAFQSRSLDDAPPHIRGDIPEWVQPSFERAFGAGWLAEAQALAARPTLDLRANLLKASRDKVVKALERANAHAAKIARHGIRIAAGEGASRLPNVTAELSFQKGWFEVQDEGSQIVADLVLAHDGEQVLDYCAGGGGKTLAMAAAMQNKGQVHAYDADRKRLAPIIERLKRAGTRNVQVHDDARALSGLAGRCDKVLVDAPCTGTGTWRRRPDTKWRLTAKNLDERTAQQQDALAQASSFVKSGGDLIYVTCSVLPQENEEQARRFTADNPDFQIVSALPAWDQLFGKDAPRPHSSDGLSVTLTPASTDTDGFFFCRMQRKG from the coding sequence ATGCGTCTGGGCGGCCGCCTCGAAGGGGCGATTTCTGTGCTCGCGGACATCGATGCCCGCAAGCGGCCCGTCGCCGACGCGCTGAAGGACTGGGGCCTCGCGCACCGCTTCGCCGGCTCCGGCGATCGTGCAGCGATCGGCAACATCGTCTATGACGCACTGCGCATGCGGCTTTCCCACGCCTGGCTGATGGATGACGAGAGTGCCGCGGCCATTGCCCATGCCGTCATGTTCCGCCAATGGGGTTTCACGCCAGACAGTCTTGCCACTGAGCTGGCAGATGACAAGTTCGCGCCGGCGCCGCTTTCAGCCGACGCCGTCTCGGCCTTTCAAAGCCGCTCGCTCGACGATGCGCCGCCGCATATCCGCGGCGATATTCCCGAATGGGTCCAACCCTCCTTCGAGCGGGCCTTCGGCGCCGGCTGGCTCGCCGAGGCACAGGCACTCGCAGCGCGCCCGACGCTCGATCTGCGCGCCAACCTGCTCAAAGCCTCCCGCGACAAGGTCGTCAAGGCGCTCGAAAGAGCCAACGCGCATGCAGCGAAGATCGCCCGCCACGGCATCCGGATTGCCGCCGGCGAAGGCGCCTCGCGTCTTCCCAACGTGACAGCCGAGCTATCGTTCCAGAAAGGCTGGTTCGAAGTTCAGGACGAGGGATCGCAGATCGTCGCCGACCTAGTGCTCGCCCACGACGGCGAACAGGTTCTCGACTATTGCGCCGGCGGCGGCGGCAAGACGCTCGCCATGGCGGCGGCCATGCAGAACAAGGGACAGGTTCACGCCTATGACGCCGACCGCAAACGGCTGGCGCCGATCATCGAGCGGCTGAAGCGGGCGGGCACACGCAATGTCCAGGTGCATGACGACGCCAGGGCGCTCTCCGGCCTTGCCGGACGCTGCGACAAGGTGCTGGTCGACGCACCCTGCACCGGCACCGGCACGTGGCGCCGCCGCCCCGATACGAAGTGGCGGCTGACGGCGAAGAACCTCGACGAGCGCACCGCCCAGCAGCAGGACGCGCTGGCGCAGGCGAGCAGCTTCGTCAAATCAGGCGGCGACCTGATCTATGTGACCTGCTCGGTCCTGCCTCAGGAAAACGAGGAACAGGCGCGCCGCTTCACGGCTGACAATCCTGATTTTCAGATCGTCAGTGCCCTGCCTGCCTGGGATCAGCTCTTCGGCAAGGACGCCCCGCGTCCGCACTCTTCCGACGGCCTGTCGGTGACTTTGACCCCCGCCTCCACCGATACCGACGGCTTCTTCTTCTGCCGCATGCAGCGGAAGGGTTGA
- a CDS encoding septal ring lytic transglycosylase RlpA family protein translates to MKKIRRSIVAAVTIAACSSMLPAEGFAGNGCGGASWYALRSKTASGERMNPAILTAAHRSLAFGTKVKVTNSNNGRTVVVRINDRGPFIRGRVLDLSRAAAQNIGMVSSGTAKVCYQIIS, encoded by the coding sequence TTGAAGAAAATACGTCGTTCTATTGTCGCCGCTGTAACTATTGCAGCCTGTTCTTCCATGCTTCCGGCGGAAGGTTTTGCTGGCAATGGCTGTGGCGGTGCTTCATGGTACGCACTTCGCTCCAAAACTGCTTCCGGGGAACGTATGAACCCTGCCATCTTGACTGCCGCACATCGTTCGCTTGCTTTCGGCACCAAGGTGAAGGTCACCAACAGCAACAATGGCCGCACCGTCGTCGTTCGCATCAACGATCGTGGTCCGTTCATCCGCGGTCGTGTGCTCGACCTGTCGCGCGCCGCCGCACAGAATATCGGCATGGTGAGCTCCGGCACTGCGAAGGTCTGCTACCAGATCATCAGCTGA
- the queG gene encoding tRNA epoxyqueuosine(34) reductase QueG — MPEPDNDDKERRRRDNLTEFVRAESAAKGFDLCRITRPDAIPQAKERLGQFIDAGRHGTMAWMAETRDRRGDPRTLWSEVHSVVVFGLNYTPEEDPRGILDKPDKAAISVYARNRDYHDVIKGRLKEIATRFAARAGADVKVFVDTAPVMEKPLAEAAGLGWQGKHTNLVSRVHGSWLFLGTMFTTADLAVDAPETDHCGSCRACLDICPTAAFPAPYQIDARRCISYLTIEHKGPIDADLRVLIGNRIYGCDDCLAACPWNKFASSASEMKLKAREDLKEPSIAFLLTLDDAAFRTFFSGSPVKRIGRDRFIRNVLIAAGNSGDKAFIGPCRELSEDPSPMVRGMAVWALSRLMEADEFAAFAAQRADERDDDVLNEWRLAGVG, encoded by the coding sequence ATGCCCGAACCTGACAATGACGACAAAGAACGCCGGCGCCGCGACAATTTGACCGAGTTCGTCCGGGCGGAATCTGCCGCCAAGGGCTTCGATCTCTGCCGCATCACGCGCCCGGATGCGATCCCGCAAGCGAAGGAGCGTCTCGGCCAGTTCATCGATGCCGGGCGCCACGGGACGATGGCCTGGATGGCGGAGACGCGCGACCGGCGCGGCGATCCGCGCACACTCTGGAGCGAGGTACACTCCGTCGTCGTCTTCGGCCTCAACTACACCCCCGAAGAAGATCCCCGCGGCATTCTCGACAAGCCTGATAAGGCGGCGATTTCGGTCTATGCCCGCAACCGCGATTATCACGACGTCATCAAGGGCCGGCTGAAGGAGATCGCCACGCGCTTTGCAGCGCGGGCGGGCGCCGATGTCAAAGTCTTCGTCGATACGGCGCCTGTGATGGAAAAGCCGCTGGCGGAGGCAGCCGGGCTCGGCTGGCAGGGCAAACACACCAATCTCGTCAGCCGCGTTCATGGCTCCTGGCTGTTTCTCGGCACGATGTTTACCACCGCCGATCTTGCCGTCGACGCACCGGAGACCGATCATTGCGGCTCCTGTCGCGCCTGCCTCGACATCTGTCCGACGGCTGCCTTCCCGGCGCCTTACCAGATCGACGCGCGGCGCTGCATCTCCTATCTGACCATCGAGCACAAGGGGCCGATCGACGCCGATTTGCGCGTGCTGATCGGCAACCGCATCTACGGCTGCGACGACTGTCTTGCCGCCTGTCCCTGGAATAAGTTTGCAAGCTCCGCCTCCGAGATGAAGCTCAAGGCGCGGGAAGATCTGAAGGAGCCGTCGATCGCCTTTCTGCTGACACTCGACGATGCCGCCTTCCGCACCTTCTTCAGCGGCTCGCCGGTGAAGCGGATCGGCCGCGACCGCTTTATCCGCAACGTGCTGATCGCCGCCGGCAATTCCGGCGACAAGGCGTTCATCGGGCCATGTCGCGAACTTTCGGAGGATCCCTCGCCCATGGTGCGCGGCATGGCGGTCTGGGCGCTTTCACGGCTGATGGAGGCTGACGAATTTGCGGCCTTTGCCGCACAAAGGGCGGATGAGAGAGATGACGACGTCTTGAACGAATGGCGATTGGCAGGAGTGGGCTGA